ACTGAGTTATAGACCAATTATTTATAGGCCTATGCATAAAAATAGACAGAATAGATAGAATAGCCAATACATACAACTTATGACGCAAATTTAATTTTATAAACAATATGAACAAAGGAGATATTATAAACATGGCCATGATGAATGGGATATACCAATACACCATAACACCACCATACCAGTAGTAAAGCAACGTCGGACGAATAATCTGATCGTAAAAAGTATCATCAGGACCAAAATAGAATTCTGGAAATGGTTCTTTTATGACCAGAGCCCAAATAATGGGCAGTACGGACAAGAGGAGATACGGCAGATACACATTCTTGAACTTTTTCTCCAAGAATTTCCGATAAACAAATTTGGGATAGAAAACATGGTGAAAAAGAAATCCGGAAATGAAAACGAAAAGCGATGTCCCACCTGAAATCAGATTGGCCAGCACCCGCTCGCCAAAACTCTCGATCACCCACCCGGAAATACCGTAACAATGGCCGATTACAATCAGGACAATGGCGACAGCCCTAAAATACTCAAAAGATCTCAGATGCATACATTTTTACTCAAAGTAGAAGGTTGGCGGCAGTCTGCCGCGATCGGAAACAGGACAATCATATCCGGCAAACCAGAAAAAATTTCCCGGCGCCCCACCCAAAAAATACTCCGCCCGCGTCGAGCCCCGCCTGCCGAAGTCTGGCCCAAAATCTGCTAAGATTGCCATGAAGCATCGACAGCGACACGATTTTGACATGGAGACGTTACATGAGCCTTCTTGATCCCATCCAACTGATGACCCTCATGGGAACCAAACCCGAGCGCAGAAGCCACAAGGCGGCGCTGGAGAACGGGTTTCAAAGCCACATGCGTCAGGCCCTGGGAACCAAAGACATAAACGCCCTGAGCGCGAATCTTGGCGGCTCTTCCATGGAAAACTCCCTCATGCGGGATGCCCTGCACGGCCTGGCTTCCATCATGAAACAGCAGTCCTCCAACGGCGCAGGGACAGCACGAAGCTCCCAAAAGCAGAATCCGACAGGCTCCCTGTCCGCGACCTTCGAATCCGGCACAGAGGGCGTAAACGCCATCGGCCATGACAAAAACGGCGGCACTTCATACGGCACCTATCAGATCGCGTCCAAGCCCGGCACCATGAAGGATTTCATCGAGTTTCTGCGCGAAAAGGAGCCCGGATGGGCCGCCAAACTTAAAGCTGCCGGTCCCGCAGACACGGGCTCGACCCAGGGACGCATGCCGGAAGTCTGGCGTGAAATCGCGGCCGAAGACCCGGATAAATTCGGCGGACTGCAACGAGACTTCATCGAGGGCACCCATTACGCCCCCGCTCGTGACAAGATTTTGGCACGAACCGGCGTGGACATGGACACGATGCCGCCCGCAGCCCGCGAAGCGCTGTGGAGCACGGCGGTTCAGCATGGAGCAGGCGGAGCGGCCAGAATCTTCGGCCGGGCCATAAAAGCCATCGGCACAGACCAGTCCGAACAGCAGTTCGCGGAAAAACTCATCGACAAAGTCTACGACAACCGCAAGTCACAGTTCGGCTCCTCCACGGCCAGCGTGCAGGCCAGCGTGAAAAATCGCATGAACGTGGAAAAGGAAATGGTCCTGGCCATGCTTAATAGCGACAGCCAGTCCGTGGCCTAGTTCAACCCTGCGCCAACAGTCCGACATATTTTGTGAAATAGAGAATATCCTCGCCCGGCGCGTAGTAATCGCGAATGCGAGCCTCATTGCTGAAACCGCAGGAAAGGTAAAAACGTTGCGTCGGCGCATACTGTTCCCGGGACGAAGTCTCGGCGATGAGCTTGCCTCCTTTGCCCCTGCGCAACCGTTCCTCCACTTCCGCCAGCAGCTTTCTGCCCAGCCCCTGGCCGCGCATAACTTCATGCACCGCGATCCAGTAGAGATCGTAGGTGTTCGCGGTGCACGGCGTGGGACCGTAGCATGCATAGCCCATGGTCCCGCGCCCCGGTATGTCGGCAAATACGAAAAAATAGCCGCTCTCTTCTCCCTTGGACAGGCGCTCGGTCACCAACTCCTCGGCCACATCCACTTCCGAAGCTGAAAAAAATGCCGTGGAGGTCACGATTTCGCGCACGGCATGAGGATCGCCAGAGTGCACCTGATCGCGAAAGGTAATTTCATCCACGATCGACTCTCTCCTGCTGCTCCGCCCGCTCCAGGGCATCAAGGACTATGCACCGGACCAGCGCGGCATGATCCAGACCGGCCTGCCCGGCCGCGGCCACGAAGCCCGCGTCCGGGGTGATGCACGGATTCGGATTGACATCGATGATGTAAACTTGGCCGCCATCACTGACGCGAAAGTCTATGCGGGCGTATCCGGCCAGATTGAAAAGTTCCCAACAGGAGATGCCGACCCGCGTCATCTCCATGGCCAGGGGGTCATCCCCGGCAAGGTTGAAGCTGCGCGCCGATGCGGCATAATCCGCGCTGCTCTGCTCCCATTTGGCCGCATAATGCAGTATGGCCGGGCCGGATATCGCGGCATTGAAGACCATCTCCGCCAGGGGCAGCGCGCGGACCTTTGATCCCGGCTCTGCCAGCAGAGCCAGATTGAATTCCCGGCCAGGAACGTATCCTTCGGCCACGCAGTCCCCGCCCATGCGCGGCGCGATTTTTTTCATCACCGCCAGCAACTCTTCGCGAGCCTGCACCTCAACGACGCAATCCGGGCCAAGGCCCAGGGAGGCATCCTCGAAACGCGCCTTGACGATATAGGTGCCGGGACCGGGAAAAACACCCCGCTGCAATTCCCCGAGCGTCGCACCGCAAGGCACGGGCAGCCCGGCCGCTTGCATAATCCGCCTGGCCAGGGCCTTGTCGCCCGCCAGGGTCATCCCGCCCTCGTCCGCTCCGGTGTAGACAAGCCCGCCCTTGCGAAAAAGAGCAGGAGCAAGACATGCAAGACTGGACAATCCATGACAGGACTCAACCAGATTGAAGACGACATCGGGTCTGCGGTGCGCAAGAGCGGCCTCGAGCGCAGAGGGATCGGATCCCAGGATATGCTCCGAGGTGCGCCAGCCGCAACGGGCCAGGCTCTCGCGCACGCTGCGGGCCTGCACCACCGTGTCCAGAGCATCGGGGGAAGCGGCTTCCGGAACGCTCTCGCGCACCACTGCCACATGCAGGGGCGTCACGAACGTTTCCCCTGAACCCTGCTTTCGGCTCTGCGGATGGCAGAATCCATGATGCTGCTTATGAGTTCGTCATAGCCAAGGCCTATCTTGCCGCAGAGAATGGGCAGATCCGAACTCTCCGGATTGAGCCCCGCCAGCGGATTGACCTCGATGAACCGCGCCTCGCCCCGCTCGTCCAGACGCACATCGATGCGCCCGGCGTCGAGGCATCCAAGGGCCCGCCAGGCAGCGCGGGCCACCTCGGCGGCCTGCTCCGCAGGGCCGTCGGTGGCCAGTTCGTAGAGCGCCCGCTCGCGCCACTCCTGCTTGTTGGCGTAGGTGTAGGCGCACGCATCGCCGCTGGCGGTGGAGAGCACCTCCATGACCCCGAGCACCCTGCACTCCCGGCCGCTCCCCAGAAGACCCACGGTGAATTCCCGACCCGGAAGAAACGTCTCCACCAAGGCGGGCTGGCGATACGTGCCAAGGACATGGGCGCAAATCTCGCGCAACGCCTCCCGGTCCCTGACCAGCGACTTGTCGCTCACGCCCTTGCTGGATCCTTCGGCCACAGGTTTGACAAAGAGCGGAAAAGGCAGGTCGATGGCGCCCACGTCGTCCATGGAGTTCACGATCCCGAAATCGGCCGTGGGCACGCCGTGCGCCCGCAGCACCGCGTTGGTCCAGCCCTTGTGCAGGGCCAGGGCCAGCACGTCGGGGCCGGAGAAGGTGTAGGGAATGTCCCACGCATCCAGCAGGGCCGGGACCTGAGCTTCGCGAGCAAGGCCGAGCATGCCCTCGGCGAAATTGAAGACCATGTCCCAACGCCGCCCTTCCGCCAGGGCGCGCGTCAGCGGATTCACGCCGCCGATCAGTTCCACGTCGTGTCCCTGGGACAAAAGCGCACTTCTGATGGCCTCTACAGTGACAGGACTGTCCAACTCCGCCACCTCATCCCTGCCGTATCCAGCGGCCAGGTAGTCCTGCTGCAGGTCGTAGGTCATGCCAACGAGCATGGCGCCTCCTGCGGGCAAAGCTGGTCGGGGTAATGGAAAACACGGTTTTCATAATTGCGCAGCACGATACCCTGCTCGTCCCGGCCCTGAAAATAATCCGGTTGCAGCGGCACCTTGCCTCCGCCGCCGGGAGCATCGATGACATAGGTCGGGATGCAGTAGCCCGAGGTATGCCCTCGCAGATCCCGGATGATGGACAATCCCGTCTCCACCGGAGTCCGGAAATGGCTTGATCCGGGAATCGGGTCGCACTGGTACATGTAGTAGGGGCGGACGCGATTGCGGATCAGCCCGTGCATGAGCCGCTTCATGGTCGGCGCGTCGTCATTCACACCGGACAGCAGCACGGTCTGGCTCCCCAGGGGAATACCGCCGTCGGCCAGACGGTTGCAGGCCAGGGCTGTGTCCGGGGTCATCTCGTCGGGATGCGTGAAATGCAGGCTGATGAACAGCGGATGGTAGCGGCGAAGCATGCGCACCAGCTTGGGCGTGATGCGCTGAGGCAGCACGGCCGGCACCTTGGACCCGATGCGCACGATCTCGACATGGGGGATGGCGCGCAACTGGGACAGCAGCCACTCGATCTTCATGGCCGGAAGAGTCAGGGGATCACCGCCGGAAAGAAGTACGTCGCGCACCTCGGGATGCGCGCGGATATAGTCCAGGGCGGCCTGCCAGCTGCGCATGTCCGATCGGTGTCCGACCTTGCCCACCAGGCGTGAGCGCGTGCAGTAGCGGCAATAGGTCGAGCAGAACTCCGTGACCAGGAACAGCACCCTGTCCGGGTAGCGATGGACAATGCCGGGAACGGGACTGTGGCCCTCTTCGCCCAGCGGATCCGGTGTCTCGAAAGGCAGGCTCAGCGTTTCGCGCACATCGGGCAGGATGCAGCGCCGCAGGGCCTCGCTGCGGGATGCGACCCATAGATAATAGGGAGTTGCGGCCACGGGCAACTGGCGCCTGGTCTTTTCGAAGGCCGGCACGGGGACGCCAAGAATCCGCGCCATGGCCTCCACGGAGGTGACACGGTGCTTCAGCTGCCAGCGCCAGCTGTCCCAGTCCTTTTGCACGGCACCGGGAAAATGCGTGCTCATGAATTTTTTGCGATGTGCCCAGAGGCCAAGCTCCAGGTCTTCGGGATGGGGAGATAAAGAGGGGGGTTCGGCCAGCTCCTGATCGATTTCGGAAGGCTCTGCCGCGACAATTTCGACAACGTCCATGGTTTCCTCTGTGCACGTTAAATTATTCAAAAGATGAAAACGCGCCAACATTTAGCAATATATTGAAATCAGTATATAAAATCAGTGTTAATCCTTCATGCGCACCTGCCCTTTGGCAGCTATAAAAACGCATGTTCCCTGATGCGTCGGCTCATATGCCTTTCCCATTTTCTTGTCATCAGGGTTATGCCCATAGCAGCACAAATTTTTTGATATTTCCTGAAATATTTTGCGAAAGTCCGCCAGGGGCATGAAGGATGGAAAAAGTCTTGCGGTTCAAGCTGTTTGAAACCGAAAGATACAGGAATGAAGAGTCCCTATTCGGGCTTTGAGATCACGATGCGCTTGTAGGTTTCGAGCAGCTCCACGAAGGCGTCATGGTCCCCGCCCTTGTCCGGATGCATGGACATGGCTTTCTTGCGGAAGATGCGCGCGAACTCGCGGCGGCTCAGACGCCTGATCTCGTCCATGCCCATGCCGAAGAGTTCCCGCACCCGTACCGGGGCGACAGCCCGTGGGCGGGGACGGGGACGTCGAAAATCGTTCATGAAATCGCGAAAGATCCGCTCGAAACCCGCTGATCCCGCGAAATCGAAATCAAAATGGAAACAGGCATAACGCCGCAGATACGCCTGCGCATTTGTGTCCAGGCCGAAGGCAAAGGCCGCATCGTTCCCGAGGGCACAGAATTCATGCATGAAGGCTTCGTCATGATCGGCCGGATCCAAGGCTTCGGGTATGGTCCGGGCCGCCGGAGAGGTGAAATGGCGTTGCAGATTGAACACCGCATGCACGTAGCCGCGCAACTCCTGCATGGGCAGGGAGCGCTCCAGTCTCAGGAAGAGCTGCTCGATTTCGTCCCGGCTCTTGTTCATGAGGCTCAAAAACAGTTTGGGGCTGACTTCGTCGATGCGGCTCAAATTGAGCTCGCCCGAACGCATGAAAGCCATGCGCCTGCGATCAAAGGGGTGCAGGGCGCGGATGGCGTCCTCCTGCGTGCGGGTCAGCACTGTTCGCGTCCATTTCCCGGCCCGCCCGGCCCGGTCCCGAAAGCCCTGCGGGGCAAAAGGAGCGAAGGCTTCGTCGAGCTCGTCCATGTCCGGGTCCAGACGTGCCAGCTCCTCAAGAAGCTCCTCGGCATAAGAGATCCCGAAACGACCGAACCGGACCATTCTGCCCGGGTCCTCCCCCAGGTCTGCAAGCGTCTCGAAACCGAATCCGCCGTCCATCGGCACGGAACGCCTGAGTTCGAAGCGTACCGGCCTGCCGTCTGCAAGCACTGCCACGTACATGCTAATCCACCACCCGCCACTTCAGGGTTTGGCCCGCCAGATATGGCACGACGGAGCCGATGCGCTCGGGCACTTTCCAGGCGCCGTGTTCAAGGCGCACTGCCCGGGGCATGGGGCTCAGGCCGTAGGCGGCGCAGGCACGGTCCGAGACAAAGGACTGCAGCAGATCCAGGGCACCAAGTTCCTCGAAGAGACCGGCCAGGGCAGGAAGGGCCACTGGCGCGGAAAAGATTCCGGCCGCGCAGCCCGGAGCCTCCTTGGCATCGCGGGGATGAGGGGCCGAGTCGCTGCCGAAGAACGCCCGGGGGTGATGCAGCGCCGCCTGCCGCAGGGCGTCGCGATCCTCCGGACGCTTGGCCACCGGCTTGCAGAAGAGATGGGGACGCATAAGCCCGCCAAGCACATCATCAAGGGTGATGAGCAGATGGTGCAGGGTGATGGTGGCGAAGAGATTGTCGAAGCGGTCCAGCAACTCCACCCCGGCGCGGGTGGTGACGTGTTCGAGAACAATGCGCAGCCGGGGAAACGAGCGCGCCCACTCCTCGACAACGGGCAGAAAAACCGCCTCGCGATCCATGACGAATCCGCACCCCTCTCCGTGAATGAGAAGCGGGATGTCCAGTTCCTCCATGGCGGCCAGGGTAGCATGGGCCTGCCTCATGTCGGCCAAGCCGGCCTCGGAGTTGGTCGTCATTCCGGCGGGATAGAGCTTGACCCCGATGATATGCGGCCTTGCGGCCAGCAATTCGGCTCTGGAGCAGGTCCTGAAGAAAAGGGTCATGAGCGGAGAGAAGGATTCTCCCGTCACGCGAAGTATTTCCTCCCGGTAATCCAGAACCTGCGCGAGGCTGGTCACCGGCGGAGTCAGGTTGGGCATGACCACGGCGGCGGCGAAGTACCGGGCCGTGTGCGGCGCGACCAGGGTCAGCATGTCGCCCTGACGCAGATGGACATGCATGTCCATGGGGGAGTGCAAGGTCAGCATAAAACCTCCAGTGAATAGAAATATATCAGGAAAGCAGATAGGCAAGTCCGGCATACCGGGCCAGCTTGCCGAGCAGTACGGGAGGAATGAAGCGGCTTATTGACAGGCCGAAGAGACCGGCCACGGCGCAAAGCGGATCACCGAGTATGGGCGTCCAGGCCAGCAGCAGGCTCCACGAACCATACTTGGCAAAAACGCGCACGGCCCGCTCCCGCTGCGCGGCGGAGAGGCCGAGCATGCGGGTCAGAAATGCCTCGCTGCCCCACCGCCCCATCCCCCAGGTCGCCAGGGCTCCCAGAGTATTGCCCAGCGTGGCCACCGCCACGCTCGCAAAGGGATCGGCACCGGCCAGAATCAGCCCCACCAGCGCGGCCTCGGAAACCACGGGCAGAAACGTGGCGGCCAGGAAGGACAGGACAAAAAGCCCGAAGAGGCCGTATTCAAGGAGCAACTCTTCCATGTCAGGACGTGAACAGGAAGGCGTTGGGGGTGGACGCGACCCGAGGCCTCTTTCCCAGAATCCGCCTTGCGTTCTCCGCCATGTCTTCCCGGGTCAGCCCGCGCACCAGTTCCGGCCAGAGGCTGTGCCCGTAGACAAAATTGGCGGCCAGGTACGGCACGTATTTTTTGTACATCTTGATGGCCCGGGCCGGCTCGAAATGCTTCCAGATGGCGTCGATCACCTTCAGCGCCGTGTTCATGAAGACATCCTCGTCAGGCTCGAAGCCGTGCACCAGCTGCGCGAAAATCCAGGGCCGGGCGATGGCCATGCGGCCGATGGACACTCCCGCGCAACCGGTCTCGGTCATCATCCGGGCGCAGTCTTCCCCTGAGAACGCATTGCCGTTGCCTAGCACGGGAATCGAAACGGAGTCGGCCACGGCCCGGATGTGCGCCCATTTGGGCGGACGGGACCTGCGGTCCGGGGCGATGCGCGGGTGAAAGGTCAGAAGATCCGCGCCGGCGTCCTCGAAACGCCTGGCCAGATCCACGGCCAGGTCCGGAGAATTTTCCCAGCCGCTGCGAAACTTGACCATGACCGGACAGCGCACGGCCTGCCGCACGGCCCGCACGATGGCCACGGCCCGCTCGGGATCTTTCAGCAGCGCAGCCCCGTAGCCCTTCTTGCAGATGGCGGCCACGGAACAGCCCATGTTGATGTCCACGCCCATGAGCCCTTCGGCCTCGATGCGCCGGGCCGCAGCAGCCATGACTTCGGGCTCGCCACCGAAGATCTGGCAGACAAGACGCGCCGCCTCCTCGTCGCGCCAGCGGAACACGGGAGAATGATGGCGGCTTTCCTGCGGCACGGCGCGGGCGTTGCACATCTCCGTGACCATGAAACCATACCCTCCGAATCCGTCAAGCACTTCCCGGAAGGCCGCATGCCCAAGACCGGCCATGGGCGCCAGGACAAGGCGCGAAGGCAGGATCATGGAACCGATGTTCAAGGGATCTGAAAAAAAGTCGGGATGCTGCATGGACACGGTCTCCACAAAACCGGAAAAACAGGGGGCCAGAGCCGGAACGGCCAGGAGTGGGAAAGCTGAAAAAGCGCCCTCCACCGTAGGGGGAAGAGCGCTTGGGGGACAAATCGGACGAGCAGGGATCAGGACATCAAGAATAAACGAATGACGCCGATTCCGGTGACCACTTCCGCCAGCGCCAGAAGCACGGCCAACGTGTTGAAAACAGCGTGCGCCAGAGGCAGATAGCGGCGTTTCTTCCTGTTGCGGTCCATGATCACGCCCGTGATGTAGCCGCCCGCGATACAGGGCATCATCAGTTGGCCGATCCAGTAATGGTTGCCGGTGATGGTGTTCTGACCCCAGTGCTGGGCAACGGCATAGAGGCCAAGAACCAGTCCGCTCATCCAGAGAATATGCGCGTACTTGCCGAACCGGACATGCTCGGCCCACATGAACTTGCCTTTCTTTCCCAAGTGGTTGGCCTGAAAACGCGGCCACCCGAGGGACAAGACGTACAGGGCCAGACCGGTGGCCACGAGTTGAAGCAGAGGATGAATCCAGAGCATTGTGCACTCCTTGAAAGGCAATGTGTGAGCGAAAGCTTCCGCCTTGGTGGAAGCGGGCTGGTGAGTGCATAGATGAGGGGGGCATGATTGACAAGGTCCAACCCCCCGCATCCAGCGCCAGGCAGGCGACCTAGGCTGGCGTTTCGGTTCTTGCCGCCCTGCGGCGGGCCCACCACCCCCTGGCTCCGTCCTGCAGGGAGCAGAGCACCGGCACCACGACCAGAGTCAGCAAAGTGGCCACGAGAAGGCCGAAAATGACCGCCACGGCCATGGGACCCCACCACTGCGCGGACTCCGATTCCGTGATCAGCGCCAGCTTGAAGAAGTCGAAGCTCACACCGAGAGCCATGGGCAAGAGACCAAGGATCGTGGTCACGGCCGTAAGCAGTACCGGACGGAAACGGGTCAGTCCGGCCGTCATCAGCGCCTCGCGCGTCTCCATGCCCGTGGCTTTGAGCTGCTCGAAATAGTCGATGAGCACGATGGCGTTGTTGACGACCACCCCGGCCAGGGAGATGACGCCAACGCCGGTCATGATGACCCCGAAAGCCGTGCCGGTGAGCAAAAGGCCCGCGAACACGCCGATGAAGGACAGCACCACCGAGGTCAGCACGATGAGCGGAGTGATCATTGAATTGAACTGGGCCACCAGCACCATGAAGATGAGAAAAATGGCGATTACAAAGGCCTCGCTCAGGAATTCCTGGGCCTTGCGCTGTTCTTCCTGTTCGCCCGCGAAGCTGTAGGTATACCCGCGCGGCCAGGCCATGGCCCCGAGCTTGCCGTCCAGTTCGCGGATGATGTCGTTGGCGAGCCTGCCGCTGACGTCCGACGAAACCGTGAC
The Deltaproteobacteria bacterium HGW-Deltaproteobacteria-18 genome window above contains:
- a CDS encoding N-acetyltransferase; its protein translation is MDEITFRDQVHSGDPHAVREIVTSTAFFSASEVDVAEELVTERLSKGEESGYFFVFADIPGRGTMGYACYGPTPCTANTYDLYWIAVHEVMRGQGLGRKLLAEVEERLRRGKGGKLIAETSSREQYAPTQRFYLSCGFSNEARIRDYYAPGEDILYFTKYVGLLAQG
- a CDS encoding acyltransferase; the encoded protein is MHLRSFEYFRAVAIVLIVIGHCYGISGWVIESFGERVLANLISGGTSLFVFISGFLFHHVFYPKFVYRKFLEKKFKNVYLPYLLLSVLPIIWALVIKEPFPEFYFGPDDTFYDQIIRPTLLYYWYGGVMVYWYIPFIMAMFIISPLFILFIKLNLRHKLYVLAILSILSIFMHRPINNWSITQSVVYFSPVYMFGILCSMERDYIYKTFKGKDFHLLGVVFFLAVVQAVFFEACGNLQKNPFEFNWIDISYIQKQILCVYFMIFLHKYEHVDSVLLKTLAASSFAIYFLHGWIIYIISTVQSYYRPYYGLHLLPILSPFVIWISYVVAKRIKKIFPNKSRMLIGW
- a CDS encoding dihydroorotase, giving the protein MLTLHSPMDMHVHLRQGDMLTLVAPHTARYFAAAVVMPNLTPPVTSLAQVLDYREEILRVTGESFSPLMTLFFRTCSRAELLAARPHIIGVKLYPAGMTTNSEAGLADMRQAHATLAAMEELDIPLLIHGEGCGFVMDREAVFLPVVEEWARSFPRLRIVLEHVTTRAGVELLDRFDNLFATITLHHLLITLDDVLGGLMRPHLFCKPVAKRPEDRDALRQAALHHPRAFFGSDSAPHPRDAKEAPGCAAGIFSAPVALPALAGLFEELGALDLLQSFVSDRACAAYGLSPMPRAVRLEHGAWKVPERIGSVVPYLAGQTLKWRVVD
- a CDS encoding D-alanine--D-alanine ligase; its protein translation is MLVGMTYDLQQDYLAAGYGRDEVAELDSPVTVEAIRSALLSQGHDVELIGGVNPLTRALAEGRRWDMVFNFAEGMLGLAREAQVPALLDAWDIPYTFSGPDVLALALHKGWTNAVLRAHGVPTADFGIVNSMDDVGAIDLPFPLFVKPVAEGSSKGVSDKSLVRDREALREICAHVLGTYRQPALVETFLPGREFTVGLLGSGRECRVLGVMEVLSTASGDACAYTYANKQEWRERALYELATDGPAEQAAEVARAAWRALGCLDAGRIDVRLDERGEARFIEVNPLAGLNPESSDLPILCGKIGLGYDELISSIMDSAIRRAESRVQGKRS
- a CDS encoding lysine 2,3-aminomutase, producing the protein MDVVEIVAAEPSEIDQELAEPPSLSPHPEDLELGLWAHRKKFMSTHFPGAVQKDWDSWRWQLKHRVTSVEAMARILGVPVPAFEKTRRQLPVAATPYYLWVASRSEALRRCILPDVRETLSLPFETPDPLGEEGHSPVPGIVHRYPDRVLFLVTEFCSTYCRYCTRSRLVGKVGHRSDMRSWQAALDYIRAHPEVRDVLLSGGDPLTLPAMKIEWLLSQLRAIPHVEIVRIGSKVPAVLPQRITPKLVRMLRRYHPLFISLHFTHPDEMTPDTALACNRLADGGIPLGSQTVLLSGVNDDAPTMKRLMHGLIRNRVRPYYMYQCDPIPGSSHFRTPVETGLSIIRDLRGHTSGYCIPTYVIDAPGGGGKVPLQPDYFQGRDEQGIVLRNYENRVFHYPDQLCPQEAPCSLA
- a CDS encoding DUF4079 domain-containing protein gives rise to the protein MLWIHPLLQLVATGLALYVLSLGWPRFQANHLGKKGKFMWAEHVRFGKYAHILWMSGLVLGLYAVAQHWGQNTITGNHYWIGQLMMPCIAGGYITGVIMDRNRKKRRYLPLAHAVFNTLAVLLALAEVVTGIGVIRLFLMS
- a CDS encoding D-alanine--D-alanine ligase — protein: MTPLHVAVVRESVPEAASPDALDTVVQARSVRESLARCGWRTSEHILGSDPSALEAALAHRRPDVVFNLVESCHGLSSLACLAPALFRKGGLVYTGADEGGMTLAGDKALARRIMQAAGLPVPCGATLGELQRGVFPGPGTYIVKARFEDASLGLGPDCVVEVQAREELLAVMKKIAPRMGGDCVAEGYVPGREFNLALLAEPGSKVRALPLAEMVFNAAISGPAILHYAAKWEQSSADYAASARSFNLAGDDPLAMEMTRVGISCWELFNLAGYARIDFRVSDGGQVYIIDVNPNPCITPDAGFVAAAGQAGLDHAALVRCIVLDALERAEQQERVDRG
- a CDS encoding tRNA-dihydrouridine synthase, with product MSMQHPDFFSDPLNIGSMILPSRLVLAPMAGLGHAAFREVLDGFGGYGFMVTEMCNARAVPQESRHHSPVFRWRDEEAARLVCQIFGGEPEVMAAAARRIEAEGLMGVDINMGCSVAAICKKGYGAALLKDPERAVAIVRAVRQAVRCPVMVKFRSGWENSPDLAVDLARRFEDAGADLLTFHPRIAPDRRSRPPKWAHIRAVADSVSIPVLGNGNAFSGEDCARMMTETGCAGVSIGRMAIARPWIFAQLVHGFEPDEDVFMNTALKVIDAIWKHFEPARAIKMYKKYVPYLAANFVYGHSLWPELVRGLTREDMAENARRILGKRPRVASTPNAFLFTS